One Deinococcus radiopugnans ATCC 19172 DNA segment encodes these proteins:
- a CDS encoding 1-acyl-sn-glycerol-3-phosphate acyltransferase translates to MSVTWQGRPHTLGSRVSLFLLRLSGWTPLLEPPPGGAVKFVTAAAPHTSNLDFWPGLFWKWATRIPLHWVGKRELFSFPQGIFMRAVGGMALDRRRAGGNFVDAVVSVIEREDEIVLLVAPEGSRGNAGYWKTGFYYMALRAGVPIAVTALDWGHKRVGIVGYIVPTGEVKADFARIAALLEGVRGRVPGNESPVIPRPDEAGRE, encoded by the coding sequence GTGTCTGTAACCTGGCAGGGCCGCCCGCACACGCTGGGTTCGCGCGTGTCGCTGTTCCTCCTGCGGCTTTCGGGCTGGACGCCGCTGCTGGAGCCGCCGCCGGGCGGGGCCGTCAAGTTCGTGACCGCCGCCGCGCCGCACACCAGCAACCTGGATTTCTGGCCGGGCCTGTTCTGGAAATGGGCCACCCGCATCCCGCTGCACTGGGTGGGCAAACGCGAGCTGTTCAGCTTTCCGCAGGGCATTTTTATGCGGGCGGTAGGCGGCATGGCCCTGGACCGCCGCCGCGCCGGGGGCAACTTCGTGGATGCGGTGGTGTCGGTGATCGAGCGCGAAGACGAAATCGTCCTGCTGGTGGCGCCGGAGGGCAGCCGGGGCAATGCAGGATACTGGAAGACCGGTTTTTACTACATGGCGCTGCGGGCGGGCGTGCCGATTGCCGTGACCGCGCTGGACTGGGGCCACAAACGCGTGGGCATCGTCGGCTACATCGTGCCGACGGGCGAGGTGAAGGCCGACTTCGCCCGCATCGCCGCGCTGCTTGAGGGCGTGCGGGGCCGCGTGCCGGGCAACGAATCACCCGTCATTCCCCGGCCCGACGAGGCCGGGCGGGAATGA
- a CDS encoding GNAT family N-acetyltransferase has protein sequence MRLTFEPLSESHLPTLTRWLQQPHVRAFWDDGRRDVAAVRAHYFRPGQNVPSFIFSVDGRAAEFIQRQHITPGHGFFAWAAMNGETWAIDMMIGDAGLTGQGLGAQVIRAFVEALRAERPALRRVLIDPASENTRAIRSYAKAGFLPLAVLENEAGPVDLMRLDLPDGLDLAALPSVRCQS, from the coding sequence ATGCGGCTGACCTTTGAACCGCTGAGCGAGTCGCATCTGCCCACCCTGACGCGCTGGCTGCAGCAACCTCATGTGCGCGCCTTCTGGGACGACGGCAGACGAGACGTGGCGGCGGTGCGGGCGCACTATTTCCGGCCTGGACAAAATGTTCCCAGCTTCATTTTCAGCGTGGACGGGCGGGCGGCAGAATTCATTCAGCGCCAGCACATCACGCCGGGACATGGTTTTTTCGCCTGGGCGGCCATGAACGGGGAAACCTGGGCAATAGACATGATGATCGGTGACGCCGGGTTGACCGGGCAGGGGCTGGGGGCACAGGTCATCCGGGCATTCGTGGAAGCGTTACGTGCCGAGCGACCAGCACTGCGGCGGGTGCTGATTGACCCTGCCTCTGAAAACACACGGGCCATTCGCTCCTATGCGAAGGCGGGATTTCTGCCTCTCGCTGTGCTGGAGAATGAAGCCGGCCCGGTTGATCTCATGCGGCTGGACTTGCCGGACGGGCTGGATCTGGCTGCCCTTCCGTCAGTCCGTTGTCAGAGCTGA
- a CDS encoding EVE domain-containing protein, with amino-acid sequence MPHWLLKSEPDVFGYSDLERVGREPWNGVRNYQARNFLRQMAVGDPCLFYHSRSKAPGIAGVARVTRAAHTDDLQFDPASAYFDSRSDPSQPRWSMVEVEAVRAFPGVLTLDTIRTLVEWQDSPLTRKGSRLSVLPVTAEQFRAALTAVGLDAADL; translated from the coding sequence ATGCCCCACTGGCTCCTCAAATCCGAACCCGACGTCTTTGGCTACTCCGATCTGGAACGCGTGGGCCGCGAACCCTGGAACGGCGTCCGCAACTATCAGGCGCGTAATTTTCTGCGGCAGATGGCGGTGGGTGACCCCTGCCTGTTCTACCACTCGCGCAGCAAGGCGCCGGGCATAGCAGGCGTGGCGCGGGTGACGCGGGCCGCACATACGGACGATCTGCAGTTTGACCCGGCCAGCGCCTATTTCGATTCCAGATCTGACCCATCCCAGCCGCGCTGGAGCATGGTGGAGGTGGAAGCGGTGCGCGCCTTCCCAGGAGTCCTGACGCTGGACACCATCCGCACCCTGGTCGAGTGGCAGGATTCGCCGCTGACCCGCAAGGGCAGCCGCCTGAGCGTGTTGCCCGTGACGGCAGAGCAGTTCAGGGCGGCGCTGACGGCCGTGGGGTTGGATGCGGCTGACCTTTGA
- a CDS encoding permease prefix domain 1-containing protein, whose amino-acid sequence MADAARRAGRPAAGAVERMTRRARGKGRVLGLDAYIHRATLGLPRGERLDAAAELRTHLLERVAEHMAQGFSREEAEYLTVKGMGEPQTVNRGLLGHVFTNRLGWAALAVLLVGGGGWYAYQAAQWEGVRPVATTALDDTAISQIDSHDWPSNYGGIGGSAGGFAKAAEIRFPEGTTHVFAAFLSAQTTTLRSSFSWWVGPPFLKATTDELKRFWQGHFRLVSIAAQRFDGQPCPKTQVQVGNVLYGIRTFFPKEPGSWQRDQHGLTYYSNLVSGFCLNNPGNLELRRTPLALNTWTPVMEVFPGLAEQKQQGTVILLLYSSNTTDIPGRKPEDVYQYDPKAGWHAN is encoded by the coding sequence ATGGCAGACGCTGCGCGGCGCGCTGGACGCCCTGCTGCTGGGGCGGTTGAGCGCATGACCCGCCGCGCCAGAGGCAAGGGCCGGGTGCTGGGCCTGGACGCCTACATCCACCGCGCCACCTTGGGCCTCCCGCGTGGGGAACGCCTGGACGCCGCCGCCGAACTGCGGACACACCTGCTGGAGCGCGTGGCCGAACACATGGCGCAGGGCTTTTCGCGCGAGGAAGCAGAGTATCTGACGGTGAAGGGGATGGGGGAGCCGCAGACGGTCAACCGGGGCTTGCTGGGGCATGTGTTCACGAACCGGTTGGGCTGGGCGGCGCTGGCGGTGTTGTTGGTGGGGGGCGGGGGCTGGTATGCCTATCAAGCCGCCCAGTGGGAAGGAGTCAGGCCAGTCGCTACCACTGCTCTGGATGACACGGCCATTTCGCAGATTGACAGCCATGACTGGCCCAGCAATTATGGTGGAATAGGCGGCTCTGCTGGAGGCTTCGCCAAAGCAGCCGAGATTCGCTTTCCAGAAGGCACCACGCATGTCTTCGCCGCGTTTCTGAGCGCCCAGACGACAACGCTGCGGTCCTCTTTTTCGTGGTGGGTAGGTCCGCCATTTCTCAAGGCCACGACAGACGAACTCAAACGGTTCTGGCAAGGCCATTTCAGGCTGGTGAGCATCGCGGCGCAGAGGTTTGACGGCCAGCCCTGCCCAAAGACCCAGGTGCAAGTTGGGAATGTGCTGTACGGCATCCGCACCTTCTTTCCCAAGGAGCCGGGTTCCTGGCAACGGGATCAGCACGGCCTGACCTATTACTCCAATCTTGTCAGCGGCTTTTGCCTGAACAATCCCGGCAATCTGGAGTTGCGTAGAACACCGCTGGCCCTCAACACCTGGACACCCGTGATGGAGGTCTTTCCCGGTCTGGCCGAGCAAAAACAGCAAGGCACCGTCATTCTGCTGCTTTACTCCAGCAACACTACCGACATTCCTGGCCGAAAGCCGGAAGATGTGTATCAATACGATCCGAAAGCAGGCTGGCACGCCAACTGA
- a CDS encoding PadR family transcriptional regulator yields MNPLKSGTLDLALLAALQEQPRYGLDILKHVNGRSAGLFDLREGSLYPALHRLVRAGWIESDWEPSDRGGAPRKVYRLTDEGARALAAKREEWQTLRGALDALLLGRLSA; encoded by the coding sequence ATGAACCCCCTGAAATCCGGCACCCTGGATCTGGCCCTGCTGGCGGCTTTGCAGGAGCAGCCCCGCTACGGGCTGGACATCCTCAAGCATGTCAACGGGCGCAGTGCGGGCCTGTTCGACCTGCGCGAGGGCAGCCTGTACCCGGCGCTGCACCGACTGGTCAGGGCCGGCTGGATTGAGAGCGACTGGGAGCCGAGCGACAGGGGCGGCGCACCCCGCAAGGTCTACCGCCTGACCGACGAGGGCGCGCGCGCCCTGGCCGCCAAGCGCGAGGAATGGCAGACGCTGCGCGGCGCGCTGGACGCCCTGCTGCTGGGGCGGTTGAGCGCATGA
- a CDS encoding N-acetylglucosamine kinase: MILGIDMGASSSKWALFSGDETTASGVYSPLSGHLYTPEARERMAGGLADIRAAVPALPSAVVAGITGLQSDYAPLIVELLARTFELPQTALHVTDDLHLAYAAHFPAGGGTLVYAGTGSMAYHRTAAGEVIRAGGHGFLIDDAGGAFWQGRQGLKAALREADEGQGESLLASRLFGAIGSRLWPDIRAYVYGEGRAALARLAPVVYTAAVEGDAHAQAIQRRAGEELARLGAAVLERSRGRELALCGGSFNPLVAAAFHAQFAGRGVTFVPTAAPLRGALALAPSG; encoded by the coding sequence ATGATTCTGGGCATCGACATGGGCGCGAGCAGCAGCAAGTGGGCGCTGTTCTCGGGTGATGAAACCACCGCAAGCGGCGTGTATTCCCCGCTCTCCGGCCACCTGTACACCCCGGAAGCCCGCGAGCGCATGGCCGGAGGGCTGGCAGACATCCGCGCCGCCGTGCCCGCGCTGCCGTCAGCGGTGGTGGCGGGCATCACCGGCCTGCAAAGCGACTACGCGCCGCTGATCGTGGAGTTGCTGGCCCGCACGTTCGAGCTGCCGCAGACCGCGCTGCACGTCACTGACGATTTGCATCTGGCCTACGCCGCGCATTTTCCGGCGGGAGGCGGCACGCTGGTCTACGCCGGCACCGGCAGCATGGCCTACCACCGCACGGCGGCGGGCGAAGTGATCCGCGCGGGCGGCCACGGCTTCCTGATCGACGACGCGGGCGGGGCCTTCTGGCAGGGACGGCAGGGCCTCAAGGCGGCGCTGCGGGAGGCGGACGAGGGGCAGGGCGAGAGCCTGCTGGCCTCCCGGCTGTTCGGGGCCATCGGTTCCCGCCTGTGGCCGGACATCCGCGCCTATGTGTACGGCGAGGGCCGCGCCGCGCTGGCCCGCCTCGCCCCGGTGGTGTATACGGCGGCGGTGGAGGGCGACGCCCACGCGCAGGCCATCCAGCGCCGCGCCGGGGAAGAACTGGCCCGGCTGGGCGCGGCGGTGCTGGAACGTAGCCGGGGACGCGAACTTGCCCTGTGCGGCGGCAGCTTCAATCCGCTGGTGGCAGCCGCCTTCCACGCGCAGTTCGCGGGACGCGGCGTGACGTTTGTGCCCACTGCCGCGCCGCTGCGGGGAGCGCTGGCCCTGGCCCCATCGGGTTGA
- a CDS encoding S1C family serine protease produces MRASPWLPALLILALGAYLLPNWQPKFELVPRQPQPQVSTALPNTLPEETQALFKKVRPATVRVESLDPRTREAGIGTGFFISDTGQVLTAYHVVSLGTLFQVSTLEGKSYRAKVTAFDARADVALLEVQGRGPFPFLPLAARAPRVGETVLAVGNSGGDFLQPRRGKLLRLGASAARADFPQGTLEMNAPLAPGDSGGPIIDGLGNAIGVVSYISVDSSGITRRSYAVPVVDGDNLITALRTGEKRDTPVLGIELDSVHSGLIEPAGGVIARVVRGSPADRAGLMGGEYDANDNLSKLGDVITTVDGQRTRDANEVITALRSGEVGDTVTIGYLRGQQPRETRITLVARASLPNLPDE; encoded by the coding sequence GTGCGCGCTTCGCCCTGGCTTCCTGCTCTGCTGATTCTGGCGCTGGGGGCCTACCTGTTGCCCAACTGGCAGCCGAAGTTCGAGCTGGTGCCCCGGCAACCACAGCCGCAGGTGTCCACGGCGCTGCCCAACACGCTGCCCGAGGAAACGCAGGCGCTGTTCAAGAAGGTCCGCCCCGCCACAGTGCGCGTCGAGAGCCTGGACCCCCGCACGCGCGAGGCCGGGATCGGCACCGGCTTTTTCATCAGCGACACCGGGCAGGTGCTGACCGCCTACCACGTGGTCAGCCTGGGCACGCTGTTTCAGGTGAGCACGCTGGAGGGCAAGTCGTACCGTGCCAAGGTGACCGCCTTCGACGCGCGGGCGGATGTGGCGCTGCTGGAAGTGCAGGGGCGCGGTCCCTTTCCCTTCCTGCCGCTGGCCGCCCGGGCGCCGCGCGTGGGCGAGACCGTCCTGGCGGTGGGCAACAGCGGCGGCGACTTCCTGCAGCCCCGGCGCGGCAAGCTGCTGCGGCTGGGCGCGTCGGCGGCGCGCGCCGATTTCCCCCAGGGCACGCTGGAGATGAACGCCCCGCTGGCCCCCGGCGACAGCGGCGGCCCGATCATCGACGGGCTGGGCAACGCGATTGGCGTGGTCAGCTACATCAGCGTGGACAGCAGCGGGATCACCCGGCGCAGTTACGCGGTGCCGGTGGTGGACGGTGACAACCTGATCACGGCGCTGCGCACCGGCGAGAAGCGCGACACCCCGGTGCTGGGCATCGAACTGGACAGCGTTCACAGCGGCCTGATCGAACCGGCGGGCGGCGTGATCGCGCGGGTGGTCCGGGGCAGCCCGGCGGACCGCGCCGGGTTGATGGGCGGCGAATACGACGCCAACGACAATCTATCGAAGCTGGGCGACGTGATTACGACGGTGGACGGTCAGCGCACCCGCGACGCCAACGAGGTCATCACCGCCCTGCGCAGCGGCGAGGTTGGCGATACCGTGACCATCGGCTACCTGCGCGGCCAGCAGCCCCGCGAAACCCGCATCACCCTGGTGGCCAGGGCCAGTCTGCCGAATCTGCCCGACGAGTAG
- a CDS encoding aldose 1-epimerase, whose translation MTLEVLPELGASVLNLRAASGRPVLRPVAVEDVQTSSQCASFVLLPYSNRIRDARFTFEGQAVQLQPNTRDGLAQHGDVRNRPWTVLRASDSHLICTFDSRDFADMNWPWAFTAQVEYRLHGLHLDTTVTLTNADLRDMPAGMGLHPYFERLQDGTDPTLTFDAPLTYDTDGRSLALGGAREVRPQEDYRTPTRTGTRQIDRTFTAWDGIVRLDWSAEGRPARAVVQTADNVYSHLVVFTAPDGSLALEPVSHATDAFNLAAQGVAGVDLRVLTPGQSLAGTARVTLEGQW comes from the coding sequence ATGACCCTGGAGGTGCTGCCCGAGCTGGGGGCCAGCGTCCTGAACCTGCGCGCCGCGTCGGGCCGTCCGGTGCTGAGGCCCGTGGCCGTGGAGGACGTGCAGACCAGCAGCCAGTGCGCCAGCTTCGTGTTGCTGCCGTACTCCAACCGCATCCGGGACGCGCGGTTCACCTTTGAGGGTCAGGCGGTGCAGCTGCAGCCCAACACCAGAGACGGCCTGGCCCAGCACGGCGACGTCCGCAACCGCCCTTGGACGGTTCTGCGCGCCTCGGACAGTCACCTGATCTGCACCTTCGACAGCCGCGACTTTGCGGACATGAACTGGCCCTGGGCCTTCACCGCGCAGGTGGAGTACCGCCTGCATGGGCTGCATCTGGACACCACCGTCACGCTGACCAATGCAGACCTTCGCGACATGCCCGCTGGAATGGGGCTGCATCCGTATTTCGAGCGGCTTCAGGACGGCACCGATCCCACCCTGACCTTCGACGCCCCGCTGACCTACGACACCGACGGGCGCAGCCTCGCGCTGGGAGGCGCGCGTGAGGTCCGCCCACAGGAGGACTACCGCACGCCGACCCGCACCGGGACGCGTCAGATTGACCGGACCTTCACGGCCTGGGACGGCATCGTTCGGCTGGACTGGTCTGCGGAAGGCCGGCCGGCGCGCGCCGTGGTGCAGACCGCCGACAACGTCTACTCGCACCTGGTGGTGTTTACCGCACCGGACGGCAGTCTGGCGCTGGAACCCGTATCACACGCCACCGACGCCTTCAATCTGGCGGCCCAGGGCGTGGCGGGCGTGGACCTGCGGGTGCTGACGCCAGGGCAAAGTCTGGCCGGCACCGCGCGGGTCACACTGGAAGGCCAGTGGTAA
- the rlmB gene encoding 23S rRNA (guanosine(2251)-2'-O)-methyltransferase RlmB — protein sequence MLLYGRNPVLEALRDGRVGEVLVARGVEESFVAELKAAVGESGVRVRFAPRIELDQLAGTTAHQGVMAEVEDLAWATVDDILDRAEARGEELLIVLLDGITDPRNFGAIIRSAEVLGAHGVVVEERRSAPLSPVVAKTAAGATSYLPVAQTKNLPRLIDALKEDRVWVYGAAGESAQDVTRTDFSGRVALVIGAEGEGLRRLVREKCDVLVGIPTRGQVDSLNASVAAGILIHEVMRGRTGK from the coding sequence ATGTTGCTGTATGGAAGGAATCCGGTTCTTGAAGCCCTGCGGGACGGGCGGGTGGGCGAGGTGCTGGTGGCGCGCGGCGTCGAGGAAAGTTTCGTGGCCGAGCTGAAAGCGGCGGTGGGGGAGAGCGGCGTCCGGGTGCGTTTTGCCCCGCGCATCGAGCTGGACCAGCTGGCTGGAACCACCGCGCACCAGGGGGTGATGGCGGAAGTCGAGGACCTGGCCTGGGCCACCGTGGACGACATCCTGGACCGCGCCGAGGCCCGAGGGGAAGAGTTGCTGATCGTGCTGCTGGACGGCATCACCGATCCGCGCAACTTCGGGGCGATCATCCGCAGCGCCGAGGTGCTGGGGGCGCACGGCGTGGTGGTGGAGGAACGCCGCAGCGCCCCGCTGTCGCCGGTGGTGGCGAAAACGGCGGCGGGGGCCACCAGTTACCTGCCGGTGGCGCAGACCAAGAACCTGCCCCGGCTGATCGACGCCCTCAAGGAAGACCGGGTGTGGGTCTACGGCGCGGCGGGCGAGTCGGCCCAGGACGTGACCCGCACTGATTTCAGCGGCCGTGTGGCGCTGGTCATCGGCGCGGAAGGCGAGGGCCTGCGCCGCCTGGTGCGCGAGAAGTGCGACGTGCTGGTGGGCATCCCCACGCGCGGGCAGGTGGACAGCCTGAACGCCTCGGTGGCGGCAGGCATCCTGATCCACGAGGTGATGCGCGGGCGGACGGGCAAGTGA
- a CDS encoding nuclear transport factor 2 family protein: MTTTEEFMSALQNAESSKDPSGLVALHAGDVTLSNLTSKTWKGTEGAQEFWERYLGDFETIHSEFTHHHESGGQGVMEWNAKGKLKNGDDIEYRGVSIIEIKDGKVGAFRTYYDSAAFVNPAQD; this comes from the coding sequence ATGACCACCACCGAAGAGTTCATGAGCGCGCTGCAAAACGCCGAATCCAGCAAGGATCCGTCTGGTCTGGTGGCGCTGCACGCCGGGGACGTGACCCTCAGCAACCTGACCAGCAAGACCTGGAAGGGAACCGAGGGAGCACAGGAATTCTGGGAACGATATCTGGGCGATTTCGAGACCATCCACAGTGAGTTCACGCACCACCACGAGAGCGGCGGCCAGGGCGTGATGGAGTGGAACGCCAAGGGCAAGCTCAAGAACGGCGACGACATCGAGTACCGGGGCGTGAGCATCATCGAGATCAAGGACGGCAAGGTGGGCGCCTTCCGCACCTACTACGACAGCGCCGCCTTCGTGAATCCGGCGCAGGACTAG
- a CDS encoding EAL domain-containing protein produces MTPSLPKSKRAAPDHLAGTRAVRKPAPQPSPVQFSPVQAGAGQPSAALYTALSDLLRAHAPEAALLARVGGAVLRFEAGTLEQCGPELEPPEAWLEGGEMTWLSRDGELLGLLWSDAGPVSPTAVEVLTMLLAASRPDGAGREAEVLVTQLPVATAWLTPELVFRRVSRPFLELLNLSDAGVLGRTVAEVLPGHPALLLALQGAVAGRSVALPDERLVGDDAGAVPSRWVRGEARPYLGGWGAGVMLTLQDVSGEYERAARVSALLDTRTPAALLTEDGTVLHASPGLSELAPHLPGQPFPALAGAPLWAWVGFEGAPSAAVRTLVRQAAGGSVARGDVKLASGELLTLTVRRSPESGLLVAESVGASVGGAAPLGLISQMLALSEDAAVLVDAAGRAQLINDRAAALLGVEAPRLVGLGLTRVLSELGVKVFSPDGQPLPLPDWRALPLPLRREVLLALPGHSLRHMELRVTPVGPEGSHRDAGPRGSVPAGGLLLTLRDVTVLRRAEAKMHHDARHDSLTGLRNRVGLREDLAALQAEPGASGALVCLNIDGFSALNTALGRVACDRLLIGLAARLSDLMAGLGQGQGSAARLEGGTFAALLPGLDIHDAVEAVQRSLSVPLRCGPRETPLTFALGVTALDGSAEDVISNAEIAVRHARQQGRGGLGFYTPALRAGVRNSYALEEDLRGALTAREFTLLYQPILNLKTGQALGAESLLRWQHPELGLLLPQSFLEVAGRSDLITHIGEWVVEEAVASRERVRAECAATLPDWQVSVNLSLEELRRSEGLRRLLPLLSAQGAPDIEVTAGSLLDHSEETLELLEQLRGHGARLCVDDFGDGAGSNLSALTRFPLSVIKLHPTLTARLPGDARVVTLVEATIDLAHRLGLGVVAVGVERAEQLEILRELGCDAAQGYVVCPPLPEAELLAWLSKR; encoded by the coding sequence GTGACCCCCTCCCTGCCCAAATCCAAGCGTGCCGCCCCGGACCATCTGGCCGGGACGCGCGCCGTGCGTAAACCCGCCCCTCAGCCCAGCCCCGTTCAGTTCAGCCCCGTTCAGGCCGGTGCGGGCCAGCCCAGCGCCGCGCTCTACACTGCCCTGAGCGATCTGCTGCGTGCCCACGCGCCGGAAGCGGCGTTGCTGGCGCGGGTGGGCGGAGCGGTGCTGAGGTTTGAGGCCGGCACGCTGGAACAGTGCGGACCGGAGCTGGAACCGCCCGAAGCATGGCTGGAGGGCGGCGAGATGACCTGGCTCTCGCGCGACGGCGAGCTGCTGGGGCTGCTGTGGAGCGACGCAGGACCGGTGTCGCCCACGGCGGTGGAGGTGCTGACGATGCTGCTGGCGGCCTCGCGTCCGGACGGAGCGGGTCGCGAGGCCGAGGTGCTGGTCACCCAGTTGCCGGTGGCCACCGCGTGGCTGACGCCGGAGCTGGTGTTCCGCCGGGTCAGCCGGCCGTTTCTGGAACTGCTGAACCTGAGTGACGCCGGGGTGCTGGGGCGCACGGTGGCCGAGGTGCTGCCTGGACACCCGGCGCTGCTGCTGGCGCTGCAGGGCGCCGTGGCGGGCCGTTCGGTGGCGCTGCCCGACGAGCGTCTGGTCGGCGATGATGCGGGGGCGGTTCCTTCTCGCTGGGTCCGCGGCGAGGCCCGGCCCTACCTGGGCGGCTGGGGCGCGGGCGTGATGCTGACCCTGCAGGACGTGAGCGGCGAATACGAGCGGGCCGCGCGGGTCTCGGCGCTGCTGGACACCCGCACGCCCGCCGCGCTGCTGACCGAGGACGGCACCGTGCTGCACGCCAGCCCCGGCCTGAGTGAGCTGGCCCCGCACCTGCCTGGACAGCCGTTTCCGGCCCTTGCGGGCGCGCCGCTATGGGCCTGGGTCGGCTTCGAGGGCGCGCCCTCGGCGGCGGTGCGCACGCTGGTGCGGCAGGCCGCCGGCGGCAGCGTGGCGCGGGGCGACGTGAAGCTGGCGAGCGGCGAACTGCTGACCCTGACCGTGCGCCGCTCGCCCGAGAGCGGGCTGCTGGTGGCCGAGAGCGTGGGCGCCTCGGTGGGGGGCGCGGCCCCGCTGGGCCTGATCTCGCAGATGCTCGCGCTCTCCGAGGACGCCGCCGTCCTGGTGGACGCCGCAGGCCGCGCGCAACTGATCAACGACCGCGCCGCGGCGCTGCTGGGGGTCGAGGCCCCGCGTCTGGTGGGCCTGGGCCTCACGAGGGTGCTGAGCGAACTGGGCGTCAAGGTGTTCTCGCCGGACGGACAGCCGCTGCCCCTGCCCGACTGGCGTGCCCTGCCGTTGCCGCTGCGCCGCGAGGTGCTGCTGGCCCTGCCCGGCCACTCGCTGCGCCACATGGAATTGCGCGTGACGCCCGTCGGACCGGAGGGCAGCCACCGGGACGCGGGGCCGCGCGGCAGCGTGCCCGCCGGCGGCCTGCTGCTGACCCTGCGGGACGTGACCGTGCTGCGCCGCGCCGAGGCCAAGATGCACCACGACGCCCGCCACGACTCGCTGACCGGGCTGCGCAACCGCGTGGGCCTGCGCGAGGACCTCGCGGCGCTGCAGGCGGAGCCGGGGGCATCTGGCGCGCTGGTCTGCCTGAACATCGACGGCTTCAGCGCCCTGAACACGGCGCTGGGCCGGGTGGCCTGTGACCGCCTGCTGATTGGTCTGGCCGCCCGCCTGAGCGATCTGATGGCCGGGCTGGGTCAGGGGCAGGGCAGCGCCGCCCGGCTGGAGGGCGGAACCTTCGCCGCGCTGCTGCCGGGGCTGGACATCCACGACGCCGTGGAAGCCGTGCAGCGCTCGCTGAGCGTGCCGCTGCGCTGCGGCCCGCGCGAGACCCCCCTGACCTTTGCGCTGGGGGTGACCGCGCTGGACGGCAGCGCCGAGGACGTCATCTCGAACGCCGAGATCGCCGTGCGCCATGCTCGGCAGCAGGGCCGGGGCGGCCTGGGCTTCTACACGCCGGCCCTGCGTGCCGGGGTCCGCAACTCCTACGCGCTGGAAGAGGACCTGCGCGGCGCGTTGACGGCCCGCGAGTTCACGCTGCTGTACCAGCCGATTCTGAACCTGAAAACCGGACAGGCGCTGGGGGCCGAGTCCCTGCTGCGCTGGCAGCACCCCGAACTGGGCCTGCTGCTGCCCCAGAGCTTTCTGGAGGTGGCGGGCCGCAGCGACCTGATCACCCACATCGGCGAGTGGGTGGTCGAGGAGGCCGTGGCCAGCCGGGAGCGCGTGCGCGCCGAATGCGCGGCCACGCTGCCCGACTGGCAGGTCAGCGTCAACCTAAGCCTGGAAGAGCTGCGCCGCAGCGAGGGCCTGCGACGGCTGCTGCCGCTGCTGAGTGCCCAGGGCGCGCCGGACATCGAGGTCACGGCGGGCAGCCTGCTGGACCACAGCGAGGAGACGCTGGAACTGCTCGAGCAGCTTCGCGGCCACGGCGCGAGATTGTGCGTGGACGACTTCGGCGACGGTGCGGGCAGCAACCTGAGCGCGCTGACCCGCTTTCCCCTGAGCGTCATCAAGCTGCACCCGACCCTGACCGCCCGCTTGCCCGGCGACGCGCGGGTGGTGACGCTGGTAGAGGCCACCATCGATCTGGCACACCGCCTGGGCCTGGGCGTGGTGGCGGTGGGGGTGGAACGGGCCGAACAACTGGAGATCCTGCGCGAGCTGGGCTGCGACGCGGCGCAGGGCTACGTGGTCTGCCCGCCGCTGCCCGAGGCCGAACTGCTGGCGTGGCTCTCGAAACGCTGA
- a CDS encoding DUF3197 domain-containing protein yields MQIADPLGVPGAPHETLNAVMAHLEQHRAGGAAGQLILVTDRQGDRGHAGYAAVLIAGPVVTVAAQAFGPRFGPAGMEALEQLVRWAQAHEWPVRETVLNVSDFTRVIDEPETAEIRRLMAASNPSDPGIYLVWPAAWKEEAW; encoded by the coding sequence ATGCAGATTGCCGACCCACTGGGCGTGCCCGGAGCGCCGCACGAGACCTTGAATGCCGTTATGGCCCATCTGGAACAGCATCGTGCGGGGGGCGCGGCAGGTCAGTTGATCCTGGTGACGGACCGGCAGGGAGACCGCGGCCATGCGGGGTACGCGGCGGTGCTGATCGCCGGTCCGGTGGTGACGGTGGCGGCTCAGGCGTTCGGGCCGCGGTTCGGCCCGGCGGGCATGGAGGCGCTCGAGCAGCTGGTGCGCTGGGCCCAGGCCCACGAGTGGCCGGTGCGCGAGACGGTCCTGAACGTTTCCGATTTCACGCGGGTGATCGACGAGCCCGAGACCGCCGAGATCAGACGCCTGATGGCCGCCAGCAACCCCAGCGATCCGGGCATCTACCTGGTGTGGCCGGCCGCCTGGAAAGAGGAAGCCTGGTAG